CCACTTCATGTTGGGATTGCGGGGTTGCTCGGACGCCTGCGCACCGTCAATCGGCGGTGCCGCTTCCACTGTTGCTTCGTTCTTGATTTCTTCTGCCATCATAAATTCCAGCCGATGCTCCGGGCCGGCACCTTTACATTCCTATCGGACAAGCTTCAACAAGTGGCTCAGTCCGAACTCGATCATCTTGTCGACCACTTCGAAATAAGCCGCAAAGACGAAGACAGTAATAATGACGACTGTGGTCGTCGCTTGAACTTCCTTGCGCCCTGGGTAGTTAACCTTCTTCATCTCACCGCGGACTTCTTCAAGAAAGTCCTTGGTGCGGTCAGGCCATGCCTTTAGCCGTTGGCCAA
This region of Terriglobales bacterium genomic DNA includes:
- the secE gene encoding preprotein translocase subunit SecE, whose product is MKATALPDDDNLGQRLKAWPDRTKDFLEEVRGEMKKVNYPGRKEVQATTTVVIITVFVFAAYFEVVDKMIEFGLSHLLKLVR